The following proteins are encoded in a genomic region of Pirellulales bacterium:
- a CDS encoding HlyD family efflux transporter periplasmic adaptor subunit, producing MRSDLVVVPQIAAGRKSWAVKDPVALAYFRLRDEELAVLEMLDGQATPAEIISRFERRFAPRRLTPEALQAFLARLHRDGLVLSDAAGQGEQLLDRSQQARRRKRLLGLANLLAVRLPGLNPTPLLNLLSPLASVLFSRAAVVASLSLVVVVATLVATHFARFAARLPEWQGFLTPRNAVLAVVAISLVKVLHELGHALACRRFGGECTEIGPMLLVFAPCLYCDVSDSWMFASKWRRAAVAAAGIYVEIVLAAVAACLWWGSEPGLFSALCMNVMFVGSINTLLFNGNPLLRYDGYYVLSDLVEIPNLAEESATALRNLSSRVVLGQRPRARSSWNFERRLFLLAYGIASAIYRFVLVALLLWFCYRAMVPYRLETLAVLLAVSVLGGMIAGPLWRGIRFARTPTTGTKVPRGRLFAASAIIVGFFAALALVPLPVRVTAPVVIEAEDAQRVYVSEPGTLVSSVRAGQEVQAGDTLATLASPDLDLEITRLTGQRNRQRARLASLEKRRGQDRAAAAEIPTAREALADLDERLATRESDRSRLILKTPIAGTVLQPDWSALPVSRDALPTWRGTPLRPENQGAHFETGTLLCLIGDPRRTVAVAIVDQADVDRIAVGERVDVKIDEAAGLVVPGTVVEIAEVDVDVAPRPLAKSGDLPSRTDASGVTRPLTASYQVRISLDAGDRTILLGAPGRVRIHCPAESIMARARRWLRGSFHFSI from the coding sequence ATGCGGTCGGATCTGGTTGTCGTGCCGCAGATCGCCGCGGGGCGCAAGAGTTGGGCCGTAAAGGATCCTGTGGCGCTTGCGTACTTTCGTTTGCGCGACGAAGAGCTAGCGGTGCTCGAAATGCTCGACGGGCAGGCAACCCCGGCAGAGATTATTTCCCGCTTCGAACGTCGCTTCGCACCGCGGCGTCTGACGCCCGAAGCACTGCAAGCGTTTCTCGCGCGGTTGCACCGTGACGGATTGGTTCTGTCCGATGCGGCAGGGCAAGGGGAGCAGCTTCTCGACCGTTCGCAACAAGCCAGACGCCGGAAACGATTGTTGGGCCTGGCGAATTTGTTGGCGGTTCGGTTGCCCGGGTTGAATCCGACGCCGCTACTAAATCTGCTCAGTCCGCTGGCGAGCGTGTTGTTTTCTCGTGCGGCGGTCGTGGCGAGTCTGTCGCTGGTGGTCGTTGTCGCGACGCTCGTGGCAACACATTTCGCGCGTTTTGCCGCACGACTTCCTGAATGGCAGGGCTTCCTGACGCCGCGAAACGCCGTGCTGGCAGTCGTCGCGATTTCGCTGGTCAAGGTTTTGCACGAGCTGGGTCACGCGCTAGCCTGTCGGCGATTCGGCGGCGAATGCACGGAAATCGGCCCGATGTTGCTGGTATTTGCTCCCTGTCTGTATTGCGACGTTTCGGACTCGTGGATGTTCGCGAGCAAGTGGCGCCGCGCGGCGGTTGCCGCGGCAGGGATTTATGTCGAGATTGTGCTGGCCGCGGTTGCCGCCTGTCTGTGGTGGGGAAGCGAGCCGGGGCTGTTCAGCGCCTTGTGCATGAACGTGATGTTCGTTGGTTCGATCAATACGTTGTTGTTTAACGGCAATCCGCTGCTGCGCTACGACGGCTACTACGTACTCTCGGACCTGGTCGAGATTCCGAACCTGGCCGAAGAATCAGCCACGGCCTTGCGCAACCTGTCTTCTCGCGTGGTATTGGGGCAGCGTCCGCGCGCTCGGTCGAGTTGGAACTTCGAGCGACGCTTATTTTTGCTCGCTTATGGGATCGCGTCCGCCATTTATCGATTCGTGCTGGTGGCGCTGTTGTTGTGGTTTTGCTACCGTGCGATGGTTCCGTATCGCCTCGAGACGTTGGCTGTACTCCTGGCAGTCAGCGTGCTGGGGGGCATGATTGCCGGCCCGCTATGGCGCGGAATTCGTTTCGCGCGAACGCCGACCACTGGTACCAAAGTGCCTCGCGGCCGATTATTTGCCGCGTCGGCAATTATCGTTGGATTCTTTGCTGCGCTGGCTCTAGTGCCGCTGCCGGTGCGCGTCACGGCGCCGGTCGTCATCGAGGCTGAGGATGCGCAGCGGGTTTATGTTTCCGAGCCTGGTACGCTGGTTTCGAGTGTCCGCGCTGGGCAGGAAGTGCAGGCCGGCGACACGCTGGCCACGCTCGCGAGTCCCGATTTGGACTTGGAAATCACGCGCCTGACCGGTCAGCGCAATCGGCAACGAGCCCGGCTGGCAAGCCTCGAAAAGCGGCGAGGGCAGGACCGCGCCGCCGCGGCCGAAATCCCCACGGCGCGCGAAGCGCTTGCTGATCTGGACGAGCGTCTGGCCACACGTGAAAGCGATCGCTCACGGCTGATTCTGAAGACTCCCATTGCGGGCACGGTATTGCAGCCCGACTGGAGTGCTTTGCCCGTCTCGCGCGATGCTTTGCCGACATGGCGAGGCACACCGCTACGGCCGGAAAATCAGGGGGCGCATTTCGAAACCGGCACGCTGCTATGCCTGATCGGCGATCCGCGTCGTACGGTCGCCGTGGCGATCGTCGATCAAGCGGACGTCGATCGGATTGCGGTCGGAGAGCGGGTCGATGTGAAGATCGACGAGGCCGCCGGTTTGGTTGTTCCAGGCACGGTTGTGGAAATCGCGGAAGTCGATGTCGACGTGGCGCCCCGCCCGCTCGCGAAAAGTGGGGATTTGCCCAGCCGTACCGACGCATCGGGCGTCACGCGGCCGCTGACGGCCTCGTATCAGGTTCGCATTTCGCTCGACGCTGGTGATCGGACGATTCTACTGGGCGCGCCGGGTCGCGTGCGCATCCATTGTCCGGCCGAATCGATCATGGCGAGGGCGCGGCGCTGGCTGCGCGGCTCGTTTCATTTTTCGATCTAG
- a CDS encoding HlyD family efflux transporter periplasmic adaptor subunit, with protein sequence MHWLLTLSLLAVNALAAPADESIELDQALVTLIEQVEVPAREAGVLAAVEVREGQLVTVGESLARLDDTQAQLTKKKAEIELDVARSEATNDVDVRFAEKSTEVTRAELKRASESMEKYKKSVSATELDRLRLEAERAALQVEQAQQELKVAAFTERLKQNEVDYAAWTLERLRVKSPLDGMVVEVKQRPGEWVEPGETMFRIVRIDRLRVEAFLDAQHVGGSLVGRDVTLAIEPRRGESLDYSGKIVFVSPEVDPVNGQIRVWAEVENRGGQLRPGVHGKLTIAPPPMDAPKPAVAE encoded by the coding sequence ATGCATTGGCTTCTGACGCTTAGCTTGCTGGCGGTGAACGCACTGGCTGCGCCCGCCGACGAATCGATCGAGTTGGATCAGGCCCTGGTCACGCTGATTGAACAAGTCGAAGTCCCGGCGCGCGAGGCGGGCGTACTGGCGGCCGTCGAAGTGCGCGAGGGGCAACTGGTCACGGTTGGCGAATCGCTCGCCCGCCTGGACGATACGCAAGCGCAACTGACGAAGAAGAAGGCCGAGATCGAGCTGGACGTAGCTCGCAGCGAAGCCACGAACGACGTCGATGTGCGTTTTGCCGAGAAATCGACCGAGGTAACCCGTGCGGAGTTGAAACGGGCCAGCGAGTCGATGGAAAAGTACAAAAAGAGCGTCTCGGCAACGGAACTCGATCGCCTGCGCCTGGAAGCCGAGCGCGCGGCATTGCAGGTCGAGCAAGCGCAACAAGAACTGAAGGTGGCCGCGTTTACTGAGCGGCTTAAGCAGAACGAAGTCGACTACGCGGCCTGGACGCTCGAGCGGTTGCGCGTCAAATCGCCGCTCGATGGCATGGTCGTCGAGGTCAAGCAGCGGCCCGGCGAATGGGTCGAGCCAGGCGAAACGATGTTCCGTATCGTGCGCATCGATCGATTGCGCGTCGAGGCATTTCTGGATGCGCAGCACGTGGGAGGTTCGCTCGTCGGCCGTGACGTGACGCTGGCGATCGAACCGCGCCGAGGTGAGTCGCTTGATTACAGCGGAAAAATCGTTTTCGTCAGCCCCGAGGTCGATCCGGTCAACGGCCAGATACGCGTGTGGGCCGAGGTGGAAAATCGCGGCGGTCAGTTGCGCCCGGGCGTTCACGGCAAGCTCACGATTGCCCCGCCGCCGATGGACGCTCCGAAACCGGCTGTGGCCGAATGA
- a CDS encoding HlyD family efflux transporter periplasmic adaptor subunit → MTAEPLPKEIATTTSTWQHLDDLIEEIVALVHARLAPREFWRQLLDRSVRALAAEGGAVWIRRGEETFALDCQIHSDRSPWEGGADAARRHARLVAHVGETKLALALPPHSGSSGDASTDNPTALSLLLSPVVSDDQAVAVIEILARPAGAPAATEGHLRFLSAVCEVAADYDRFRQLHELREHASTRGQFDQFTRAVHGRLDVRHVAYTLANEGRAIIGCDRASVAIVRGRKARLLSVSGVDTLNRRAASVRHLEALIGAVVTGDEPLWYPEDAAQLPPQIEQVLERYLDESHARQLVVLPLREAVDETNRDSAQPAIGALVCEYFTPPSAVQHTKLQTEAVAAQGTVALANALEYEGVPLVRLWRAVGQSRRLVRGRQLPKTLLGLAAAASLMTALVFVEIDFNVEARGELVPRQRRDVFATVDGVIAEIRVAHGDTVSQGQELLVLRRPQLDLERARVLGELQTARKRLSALQAMRFSGATASSEAREQYQQRTAEEEEIKEQLASLQEQVTLLDEQQAELIVRSPIAGQILTWDVEQLLASRPVQRGQMLLSVGDSNGPWELELRVDDDRIGHVLEARHDKLVPVDVSFRLAMDPDHTFDAQVRDVALNTDVLENAGPQVLVTADVDRDALPRLRPGASVLANIHCGRRSIGFVWLHDLWDAARTRIFF, encoded by the coding sequence ATGACAGCAGAACCGCTGCCGAAGGAAATTGCGACCACTACGTCGACCTGGCAACATCTGGACGATTTGATCGAAGAGATCGTCGCCCTGGTGCATGCCCGGCTCGCTCCGCGCGAGTTCTGGCGTCAGTTGCTCGATCGCAGCGTTCGCGCTCTCGCGGCCGAAGGGGGAGCGGTTTGGATACGTCGCGGCGAGGAGACCTTCGCGCTCGATTGCCAGATCCATTCGGATCGCTCTCCGTGGGAAGGCGGTGCGGACGCGGCGCGACGCCATGCCCGGTTGGTCGCGCATGTGGGCGAAACGAAGTTGGCTTTGGCGCTTCCGCCGCACAGTGGTTCGTCAGGCGATGCCAGCACAGACAATCCGACGGCGCTCAGTCTGCTGTTGTCACCTGTCGTTTCAGATGACCAGGCGGTGGCCGTGATCGAGATCCTGGCACGCCCCGCAGGTGCGCCCGCGGCCACGGAAGGGCATTTGCGGTTTCTGTCGGCCGTCTGCGAAGTGGCGGCGGATTACGATCGCTTTCGTCAGTTGCATGAACTGCGCGAACATGCCAGCACACGTGGCCAGTTCGACCAATTCACACGCGCGGTGCATGGTCGGCTCGACGTGCGGCACGTGGCGTACACCTTGGCCAACGAAGGACGCGCGATTATCGGTTGCGATCGGGCCAGCGTGGCAATCGTGCGCGGGCGGAAAGCCCGGCTGCTAAGCGTCTCGGGGGTCGACACGCTGAACCGCCGCGCGGCCAGCGTGAGACATCTCGAGGCTTTGATCGGTGCCGTCGTTACCGGTGACGAACCGCTGTGGTATCCCGAAGATGCGGCGCAATTGCCGCCGCAGATCGAACAAGTCCTGGAGCGTTATCTCGACGAGTCGCACGCCCGGCAGTTGGTTGTTCTGCCGCTGCGCGAAGCGGTTGATGAGACGAATCGAGATTCTGCGCAGCCAGCCATCGGGGCGCTAGTGTGCGAATATTTCACCCCGCCCAGCGCCGTTCAACACACGAAATTGCAAACCGAGGCCGTCGCGGCACAGGGGACGGTCGCCCTGGCCAACGCCCTGGAATACGAGGGTGTACCGCTGGTTCGCCTATGGCGGGCCGTGGGGCAATCGCGACGGCTGGTACGCGGCCGGCAGTTGCCCAAGACCCTTCTGGGCCTCGCAGCGGCAGCTTCATTGATGACTGCCTTGGTATTTGTCGAAATCGACTTCAACGTCGAGGCGCGCGGTGAGCTCGTGCCGCGGCAGCGTCGCGACGTTTTCGCAACGGTCGACGGCGTCATTGCCGAGATTCGCGTGGCTCATGGCGACACCGTAAGCCAGGGGCAAGAGCTGCTGGTGCTACGGCGCCCGCAACTCGACCTCGAGCGAGCCCGGGTGCTGGGCGAGCTACAAACCGCTCGGAAACGCCTGTCCGCACTACAGGCGATGCGCTTCAGCGGGGCGACGGCCTCTTCGGAAGCGCGCGAACAATATCAGCAGCGCACTGCCGAGGAAGAAGAAATCAAGGAACAGCTCGCGAGCCTGCAAGAGCAGGTCACGTTGCTCGACGAACAGCAGGCCGAGTTGATCGTGCGCAGCCCGATCGCTGGTCAGATTCTTACCTGGGACGTCGAACAATTGCTTGCGTCTCGCCCCGTCCAGCGTGGGCAAATGTTGTTGAGCGTCGGCGATTCGAACGGACCGTGGGAACTCGAATTACGTGTGGACGACGACCGTATCGGACATGTACTTGAAGCCCGCCATGACAAGCTCGTGCCGGTGGACGTTTCGTTCCGCCTGGCGATGGACCCCGATCATACATTCGATGCGCAGGTGCGCGACGTCGCCTTGAATACTGACGTGCTGGAGAATGCCGGGCCGCAGGTATTAGTCACGGCCGACGTCGACCGCGACGCGCTGCCTCGGCTGCGTCCCGGCGCGAGTGTATTAGCGAACATTCATTGCGGTCGTCGATCGATTGGATTCGTCTGGTTGCACGATCTGTGGGATGCGGCGCGTACCCGGATCTTCTTCTAG
- a CDS encoding TolC family protein → MAPTTPLLASASVLLLILGPGCSLRTPKPVNDPSLQQAAHYKNVALEMEYPNEPVPERKDDFSSFAPHVIRDGPPQYWDLKLEEALKLALVNSPVLRDLGGQVLVNPQIVRTIQNPAITETDPNTGVEAALSQFDADLSATGNWQNNHRALNNSFFGGGTRLFQQDLNQYQVQLSKTAATGGTYFLRHNTIYDANNAPANLFPHSWDTNIEAEVRQPLLQGAGVLYNRIAGPNGTIGQANGVLIARVNTDISLADFEVGVRNLISNVENAYWDLYFAYRDLHAKIVARDSALETWRRIHALYVTGRRGGEADKEAQARDQYYFFQAEVEDALTGRLFDGTRTNNGSSGGTFRANPGVYVTERRLRLTMGLPPNDPRLIRPAEEPLQARVAFDWDQLTQEALSRRAELRRQRAFVKRRELELVAAQNFLLPRLDAEALYRWRGFGHNLLNYGDNPEFDNAYQTLFGGQFQEWQMGAQFNMPLGFRQGHAAVRNAQLVLARERAILREMELQVVHDLSNSVGDVDRSYIVAQTNYNRRVAAAQQMAAVEAAFEADTASLLDLVESQRRLADADSRYARSMVEYTLSVKNVMFESNTLLENNGINMAEGPWPHKAYHDAEKRDSLRSRPTRFSYILPQGPLTDRGVYPQHQFPPAVVTEGNGNVLPTPPMGSGPAEVVPPPSASPSGEVLPPNSLPSPGPAMPGVNDSDLPGPGPQPGNVNGAGLPNRSPVSLPEGGNSLRMPMTDSASTSPLRGMPAPIGPAPVGAMPMPGVAVAPPTGPVGINEPRAIVQAGGSAPLGSAGGGVQRTAFMAPVSNPPAQTGTVVIAAGPGPGALPGRDMGIPPGAPAGPIQLPPAPPLPTGAIGTP, encoded by the coding sequence ATGGCGCCCACCACCCCGCTGCTAGCATCCGCGAGCGTGCTTCTGCTGATTCTAGGGCCCGGATGCTCGTTGCGGACGCCGAAGCCCGTCAACGACCCTTCGCTCCAGCAGGCCGCGCACTACAAGAACGTGGCCCTGGAAATGGAGTATCCCAACGAGCCGGTCCCCGAGCGTAAGGACGACTTTAGCTCGTTCGCGCCGCATGTGATTCGTGACGGACCGCCGCAGTACTGGGACCTGAAGCTGGAAGAAGCGTTGAAGCTGGCGCTCGTGAATTCGCCGGTGTTACGCGACCTCGGCGGGCAAGTACTCGTGAATCCGCAAATCGTGCGGACGATTCAAAATCCGGCCATCACCGAAACCGATCCGAACACCGGTGTCGAAGCAGCGCTCTCGCAATTCGATGCTGATCTGTCAGCCACCGGCAATTGGCAAAACAATCATCGCGCGTTGAACAACTCGTTCTTCGGCGGTGGTACGCGTCTGTTTCAACAGGATTTGAATCAGTACCAGGTCCAGTTGTCGAAGACCGCCGCCACCGGCGGTACGTACTTCTTACGTCATAACACGATCTACGACGCGAATAACGCCCCGGCCAACTTATTCCCGCACTCGTGGGATACGAACATCGAGGCCGAAGTGCGGCAACCCCTCTTGCAGGGCGCTGGCGTCCTCTACAACCGCATCGCAGGACCCAACGGAACGATCGGTCAGGCCAACGGCGTGTTGATCGCGAGGGTCAATACGGACATCAGCCTGGCGGATTTCGAAGTCGGCGTTCGCAATCTCATCAGCAACGTCGAGAACGCTTACTGGGATTTGTACTTCGCCTATCGGGATCTGCACGCAAAGATCGTGGCGCGCGACAGCGCGCTGGAAACCTGGCGGCGGATTCACGCCCTGTACGTGACCGGCCGCCGCGGCGGCGAAGCGGACAAGGAAGCGCAAGCCCGCGACCAGTACTATTTCTTCCAGGCCGAAGTCGAGGATGCGTTGACCGGTCGGCTCTTCGACGGCACGCGCACCAACAACGGATCAAGCGGCGGCACGTTCCGCGCCAATCCCGGCGTATACGTCACCGAGCGCCGGCTGCGGCTGACGATGGGCCTGCCGCCCAATGATCCGCGTCTGATCCGCCCGGCCGAAGAGCCGCTGCAAGCGAGGGTCGCCTTCGATTGGGACCAGCTCACGCAAGAAGCGCTCAGCCGGCGCGCCGAACTCCGGCGGCAACGAGCCTTCGTCAAACGCCGCGAGCTAGAGCTCGTCGCCGCGCAAAACTTCTTGCTGCCACGTTTGGACGCCGAAGCCCTCTATCGTTGGCGCGGCTTCGGTCACAATTTGTTGAACTACGGTGACAATCCGGAATTTGACAACGCCTACCAGACGTTGTTCGGCGGTCAGTTCCAGGAATGGCAGATGGGGGCGCAATTCAACATGCCGCTCGGTTTCCGTCAAGGACACGCGGCGGTGCGGAATGCCCAACTTGTTTTGGCGCGTGAACGCGCGATTCTTCGCGAGATGGAACTGCAAGTCGTCCACGACCTGAGCAACTCGGTCGGCGACGTCGATCGGTCGTACATCGTGGCGCAGACGAATTACAATCGCCGCGTCGCCGCGGCGCAACAGATGGCGGCCGTCGAGGCGGCTTTCGAAGCCGACACTGCTTCGCTTTTGGACCTGGTCGAATCGCAGCGCCGGCTGGCCGACGCCGACAGCCGTTACGCACGTTCGATGGTCGAATACACGCTCTCGGTCAAGAATGTGATGTTCGAGAGCAACACGCTGCTCGAGAACAACGGCATCAATATGGCCGAAGGTCCCTGGCCGCACAAAGCGTATCACGACGCGGAGAAGCGTGATTCGTTGCGGTCGCGGCCCACACGCTTCAGCTACATTCTGCCGCAAGGGCCGCTCACCGATCGAGGCGTCTATCCGCAGCATCAATTTCCGCCGGCCGTGGTTACCGAAGGAAACGGTAACGTCCTGCCGACGCCCCCCATGGGCTCCGGACCGGCCGAAGTCGTACCGCCGCCGAGTGCCTCGCCGTCTGGGGAAGTATTGCCGCCCAACAGTTTGCCGTCGCCTGGTCCGGCAATGCCAGGTGTCAACGACTCGGACTTGCCGGGCCCAGGCCCGCAGCCCGGCAACGTTAACGGCGCCGGGCTGCCGAATCGTTCCCCCGTGTCGCTACCAGAAGGGGGCAACAGCCTGCGCATGCCAATGACCGATAGCGCAAGCACTTCGCCGCTTCGTGGCATGCCCGCGCCGATCGGCCCCGCTCCAGTCGGTGCGATGCCTATGCCGGGCGTCGCCGTGGCGCCTCCGACGGGGCCCGTCGGGATTAATGAGCCGCGTGCCATCGTTCAAGCGGGCGGTTCGGCCCCGCTAGGCAGTGCTGGCGGAGGCGTACAACGCACGGCCTTCATGGCGCCAGTCTCGAATCCCCCGGCGCAAACCGGCACGGTTGTCATAGCGGCCGGCCCAGGACCTGGTGCGCTTCCGGGGCGAGATATGGGGATTCCGCCAGGTGCGCCGGCCGGCCCCATTCAACTGCCGCCGGCTCCCCCCTTGCCGACCGGGGCCATCGGTACGCCGTAA
- a CDS encoding MqnA/MqnD/SBP family protein, translating to MTKHLIRVGHSPDPDDAFMFHALANDKIDTGEYEFRHELVDIETLNRRAFSGELELTAVSLHGYAYLTDIYALCPCGASMGDRYGPMVVAKEKQSLDALRDKTIAVPGTLTTAYLALRMCLARDFKHVVVPFDQILDAVEAGEYQGKPIDAGLIIHEGQLTYGERKLQLLVDLGQWWHDETELPLPLGANAIRKDLGPDVMRDVNRLLKESIRYGLEHRQEALDYALQYGRDLDRSKADTFVGMYVNDWTLDFGPRGRKAVRELLARGHAAGVIPKKIEPEFID from the coding sequence ATGACCAAACATCTGATCCGCGTAGGGCATAGCCCCGACCCGGATGATGCGTTCATGTTCCATGCCCTGGCGAACGACAAGATCGACACGGGCGAGTACGAGTTCCGCCACGAGCTGGTCGATATCGAGACGCTGAATCGCCGCGCTTTCTCCGGCGAACTCGAACTGACTGCGGTCAGCCTGCACGGCTATGCCTATCTGACCGATATTTACGCTCTCTGCCCCTGCGGCGCCAGCATGGGGGATCGCTACGGACCTATGGTCGTGGCGAAAGAGAAACAGTCGCTTGACGCCTTGCGCGACAAGACCATCGCGGTGCCCGGCACGCTCACCACGGCCTATTTAGCGCTGCGGATGTGCCTGGCGCGCGATTTCAAGCATGTCGTCGTCCCCTTCGACCAGATTCTGGATGCCGTCGAGGCGGGCGAGTATCAGGGCAAGCCGATCGACGCCGGGCTAATCATTCACGAAGGGCAGCTCACCTACGGCGAGCGAAAGCTCCAATTGCTAGTCGATCTAGGACAGTGGTGGCACGACGAAACCGAGCTGCCATTGCCGCTGGGAGCGAATGCGATTCGCAAGGACCTCGGCCCCGACGTGATGCGTGACGTGAACCGGCTGCTGAAAGAGAGCATTCGCTACGGCCTGGAACATCGGCAGGAAGCGCTCGATTACGCGCTGCAATACGGTCGTGACCTCGATCGAAGCAAGGCCGACACGTTCGTGGGCATGTACGTCAACGATTGGACGCTCGATTTCGGACCGCGCGGCCGGAAGGCGGTGCGGGAACTGCTCGCCCGCGGGCATGCCGCCGGAGTGATCCCGAAGAAGATCGAACCTGAATTCATCGATTAA
- a CDS encoding thioredoxin family protein, whose translation MVLTPSTMLPLGTKAPDFSLPDPSGKKVSLADFAGKPALLVVFMCNHCPYVKHVAAGLAQLAKDYQAKGAAVVGISSNDIQNHPDDAPAKMADEAKLRGYTFPYLFDESQSVAKAYRAACTPDFYVFDRDQKLAYRGQMDASRPDSGIPVTGNDLRAALDAVLAGKAAADDQKPSIGCNIKWSANNAPDYFK comes from the coding sequence ATGGTTCTCACTCCCAGTACGATGCTTCCCCTGGGCACCAAGGCTCCCGATTTTTCGCTGCCGGATCCGAGCGGCAAGAAGGTGTCGCTCGCAGATTTCGCCGGCAAGCCGGCCCTGTTGGTGGTGTTCATGTGCAATCATTGCCCTTACGTGAAGCACGTGGCGGCAGGGCTCGCCCAACTGGCGAAGGATTACCAGGCTAAGGGAGCGGCGGTTGTGGGCATCAGCTCGAACGACATCCAGAACCACCCCGACGATGCACCCGCCAAGATGGCAGACGAAGCGAAGCTGCGCGGCTACACCTTCCCGTATCTTTTCGACGAGTCACAGTCCGTGGCCAAGGCGTATCGCGCGGCCTGCACGCCTGATTTTTACGTCTTTGATCGCGATCAGAAGCTCGCTTATCGTGGCCAGATGGATGCCAGCCGGCCCGACAGCGGCATTCCAGTGACGGGTAACGATCTGCGCGCCGCGCTCGATGCGGTGCTCGCTGGTAAGGCGGCGGCCGACGATCAAAAGCCCAGCATCGGGTGCAACATCAAATGGTCGGCGAACAATGCGCCGGACTATTTCAAGTAG